One genomic segment of Ricinus communis isolate WT05 ecotype wild-type chromosome 5, ASM1957865v1, whole genome shotgun sequence includes these proteins:
- the LOC8288033 gene encoding uncharacterized protein At4g10930 isoform X1, whose product MIMEVDFVTSDIVQEETIDADNDYSNFEGERCGICMDIVFDRGVLDCCQHWFCFTCIDNWATITNLCPLCQNEFQLITCVPVYDTIGSNKVDDDSFSRDDDWCVEGKNNTLSFPSYYIDENLSAWMEMNAKSEVDQQIWKRTLIWIPQLLVILVTFGTMPSVWALILKVHLRIHGYAQVSVCYRCVAGKVPQKFDATSIQRPTKQCGAESCYTSSLPEATFSGKLSVSVADAGETAVVVSMVDEDKRSEEASEKFCSVLEVDKNLNFDAVDGNSLKEETPSGEKNEIQPIMEGQGLELSLSHDTSLVLSELKSSCADSAVNPPNSNDDVNSCLRKLLNDSNAGNKLSESETSIGLHLGLSVSSFLSVNHMKNNGTEDQGAGDIEQKNLAEEPLLREEKILCDANEEAVKMIGLKRTQMDRSFHGLRITADKEDNAKDEDAAPEKKIRTKGKFQMESMDQFNKLLRDDSHICPAQVAVSKDVKSKKSPEKEDVCSDIMRIVKSIRRRPSRGLANQSSVDKSSKERESAAGLRVKKIMRRDTKDKESSSVVQKLRTEIREAVRKKASVDIGESLFDPKLLAAFRTAVAGATTEAIEKLPPSALKAKKSLLQKGKIRESLTKKIYGNTNGRRKRAWDRECEVEFWKHRCMRATKPEKIATLKSVLNLLRKNPEGPEIEQASQSQVANPILSRLYLADTSVFPRKDDIKPLSALKAASDSEQSRGQHISIEKGQNPSLDDRTQKVSETNKVSSKLSAPSVHDKAPKDKVPVLKYKAASSKAHPDKASNGSLQALLGGSKVNSLKETGSQSDDKKLDKRKWALEVLARKKAATGTVAMQEKQEDNAILKGYPLLAQLPIDMRPVLAPSRHNKVPVSVRQTQLYRLTEHFLRKANLPEIRRTAETELAVADAINIEKEVADKSNSKLVYLNLCSQEILRRSDNSESIRAKLSNPSPIPLQPVDQSEQASEIQTDSAIRDALKNAGLLSDSPPSSPRHNKETSNEVGNPSIQNNEEGPDNILEIDSQPEVDIYGDFDYDLEDEDYIGAAAIKVPKAPPEETESRMKVVFSTLKHESIIDVQKFEDSNRSEDIKELKHSPSQQKGHIDAEIIGSIKEGGNDSSCFPPATLLCEEGMEPSLAECEELYGPDKEPLMHKYPEDASKELDGLFYAEASDEKKVSGQVKPTSVASSGQTSCNGENSSNLSGTSENIPRKDIPKIEANRQCDAMNSVSKKVETYIKEHIRPLCKSGIITAEQYRWAVAKTSDKVMKYHLNAKNANFLIKEGEKVKKLAEQYVETAQQKEKSDML is encoded by the exons ATGATAATGGAGGTGGATTTTGTTACAAGTGATATTGTACAAGAAGAGACTATTGATGCGGATAAT GATTATTCTAATTTTGAGGGTGAAAGATGTGGGATATGTATGGACATTGTCTTTGACCGAGGGGTCCTTGATTGCTGTCAACACTG GTTCTGTTTTACTTGCATAGACAACTGGGCCACAATCACTAACCTTTGCCCACTTTGCCAGAATGAGTTCCAATTGATCACATGTGTTCCA GTATATGATACAATTGGAAGCAATAAGGTTGATGATGATTCATTTTCCag GGATGATGATTGGTGTGTTGAAGGAAAGAACAATACTCTCTCTTTCCCATCCTACTATATTGATGAGAAT TTATCTGCTTGGATGGAGATGAATGCAAAATCCGAAGTGGATCAGCAAATATGGAAGAGGACTCTAATTTGGATACCTCAATTGCTTGTGATTCTTGTGACATTTG GTACCATGCCTTCTGTGTGGGCTTTGATCCTGAAGGTACATCTGAGGATACATGGTTATGCCCAag TTTCTGTTTGCTATAGATGTGTGGCTGGTAAAGTACCACAGAAATTTGATGCAACTTCAATACAGAGGCCAACCAAGCAGTGCGGTGCAGAAAGTTGTTATACTAGCTCTTTACCTGAGGCTACCTTTTCTGGGAAGTTATCTGTATCTGTTGCTGATGCTGGAGAAACAGCTGTTGTTGTTTCAATGGTCGATGAAGACAAAAGGAGTGAAGAGGCCAGTGAGAAATTTTGTTCAGTCCTTGAAGTTGATAAGAACTTGAATTTTGATGCTGTTGATGGCAATAGTCTTAAGGAAGAAACACCTTCTGGTGAAAAGAATGAAATTCAACCAATCATGGAGGGACAGGGACTCGAACTGTCCTTATCACATGATACATCTTTGGTCCTTAGCGAGTTGAAATCAAGTTGTGCTGATTCAGCTGTCAATCCACCAAACAGCAACGATGATGTTAATAGTTGTTTGAGAAAGTTGCTCAATGACTCCAATGCTGGAAATAAATTGTCTGAAAGTGAAACCAGTATAGGTCTTCATCTTGGTTTGTCTGTCAGCTCTTTTTTGTCTG TTAATCACATGAAGAATAATGGAACTGAGGACCAAGGAGCTGGGGATATAGAGCAGAAAAACCTTGCAGAAGAACCTTTGTTAAGAg AGGAGAAGATTTTATGTGATGCTAATGAGGAGGCTGTCAAAATGATTGGCTTAAAAAGAACGCAAATGGATCGCAG TTTTCATGGTCTTAGGATTACTGCTGATAAGGAAGATAATGCTAAGGATGAAGATGCAGCccctgaaaagaaaattagaaccAAGGGCAAGTTTCAAATGGAATCTATGGaccaatttaataaattacttcGTGATGATTCCCACATATGTCCTGCTCAGGTAGCAGTTTCCAAAGATGTCAAATCAAAAAAATCTCCAGAAAAGGAAGATGTCTGTTCTGATATAATGAGAATAGTCAAATCGATTAGACGTAGACCTTCTAGGGGGCTTGCAAATCAGAGTTCTGTTGATAAATCttcaaaggaaagagaaaGTGCAGCTGGCTTGAGAGTCAAAAAGATCATGAGGAGAGACACAAAGGACAAGGAGTCATCTAGTGTAGTTCAAAAACTCAGAACAGAAATAAGAGAAGCGGTGCGTAAAAAGGCCTCTGTAGATATTGGGGAAAGCCTCTTTGATCCAAAGCTTCTTGCTGCTTTCCGTACTGCTGTAGCAGGAGCCACAACTGAAGCTATTGAGAAATTACCTCCTTCTGCTCTGAAGGCAAAAAAATCTTTGCTGCAGAAGGGTAAAATTCGTGAAAGTCTgacaaagaaaatttatggCAATACTAATGGAAGACGTAAACGGGCATGGGACCGGGAATGTGAGGTTGAGTTTTGGAAGCACCGCTGCATGAGGGCAACAAAGCCTGAAAAAATTGCAACTTTGAAGTCAGTTCTCAACCTCCTGAGAAAGAACCCAGAAGGCCCCGAAATTGAACAGGCATCTCAGTCTCAGGTGGCAAATCCCATTCTTTCTAGATTGTATTTGGCAGATACATCTGTTTTTCCAAGAAAGGACGATATAAAACCTCTCTCAGCCCTTAAAGCTGCAAGTGACTCCGAGCAGAGTCGAGGACAACACATTTCAATAGAAAAAGGTCAAAATCCATCTCTTGATGACCGTACACAAAAAGTTTCAGAAACAAATAAAGTTTCTTCAAAGCTTTCTGCTCCTTCAGTTCATGATAAAGCGCCTAAGGATAAAGTTCCAGTCTTAAAGTATAAAGCTGCTTCCAGTAAAGCACATCCTGACAAAGCCTCAAATGGTTCTTTACAAGCTTTATTAGGTGGTTCTAAGGTCAATTCATTGAAGGAAACAGGTAGTCAATCTGATGATAAAAAACTTGACAAAAGAAAATGGGCTTTAGAGGTACTTGCAAGAAAAAAGGCTGCAACAGGAACAGTTGCAATGCAAGAAAAACAGGAGGACAATGCTATTCTTAAAGGATACCCCTTACTA GCTCAACTGCCGATAGACATGAGACCAGTACTGGCACCAAGTCGCCATAATAAAGTCCCTGTATCAGTTAGGCAG ACACAGCTTTACCGTCTGACAGAACACTTCTTGAGGAAAGCAAATTTGCCGGAGATTCGCAGAACAGCAGAAACAGAATTAGCTGTTGCAGATGCAATCAATATTGAGAAGGAGGTTGCTGATAAATCAAACAGCAAACTAGTATATTTGAACCTTTGTTCTCAGGAAATATTGCGTCGATCAGATAACAGTGAATCAATTAGAGCCAAGTTATCAAATCCTTCACCTATTCCATTGCAGCCTGTTGACCAATCTGAACAAGCTAGTGAAATTCAAACTGATTCTGCCATCAGGGATGCATTAAAAAATGCAGGGCTTTTATCTGATTCTCCTCCAAGTAGTCCACGTCATAATAAGGAGACTTCTAATGAAGTAGGCAATCCCTCGATCCAGAACAATGAAGAAGGGCCTGATAATATACTTGAAATAGACTCTCAGCCAGAGGTGGATATATACGGTGATTTTGACTATGATTTAGAAGATGAAGACTACATTGGTGCTGCTGCTATAAAAGTCCCAAAGGCACCACCAGAAGAAACTGAGTCAAGGATGAAAGTAGTCTTCTCCACTCTTAAACATGAAAGCATAATTGATGTTCAAAAGTTTGAAGATAGTAACAGATCAGAGGATATCAAAGAGCTCAAGCACTCTCCCTCACAGCAAAAAGGTCATATAGATGCAGAGATCATTGGCTCAATAAAAGAGGGTGGGAATGATAGTTCTTGTTTTCCTCCGGCGACCTTGCTCTGTGAGGAAGGTATGGAACCTTCTCTTGCAGAATGTGAAGAATTATATGGCCCAGACAAGGAACCACTGATGCACAAATACCCAGAAGACGCATCAAAAGAACTAGATGGACTATTTTATGCTGAAGCTTCAGATGAAAAAAAAGTATCAGGCCAAGTTAAGCCAACAAGTGTTGCCTCAAGTGGTCAGACCTCATGCAATGGAGAAAATTCATCCAACCTTTCAGGAACAAGCGAGAATATTCCAAGGAAGGACATACCTAAAATTGAAGCAAATAGGCAGTGTGATGCTATGAATTCTGTTTCAAAGAAG GTTGAAACCTATATCAAAGAGCACATCAGACCACTCTGTAAAAGTGGCATAATCACTGCTGAACAATATAGGTGGGCTGTTGCAAAAACAAGTGATAAAGTTATGAAATACCACCTGAATGCCAAGAATGCAAATTTCTTAATCAAGGAAGGTGAGAAAGTCAAGAAACTTGCTGAGCAGTATGTTGAGACTGCACAGCAAAAGGAAAAGAGCGATATGCTATGA
- the LOC8288033 gene encoding uncharacterized protein At4g10930 isoform X2 produces the protein MIMEVDFVTSDIVQEETIDADNDYSNFEGERCGICMDIVFDRGVLDCCQHWFCFTCIDNWATITNLCPLCQNEFQLITCVPVYDTIGSNKVDDDSFSRDDDWCVEGKNNTLSFPSYYIDENAVICLDGDECKIRSGSANMEEDSNLDTSIACDSCDIWYHAFCVGFDPEGTSEDTWLCPRCVAGKVPQKFDATSIQRPTKQCGAESCYTSSLPEATFSGKLSVSVADAGETAVVVSMVDEDKRSEEASEKFCSVLEVDKNLNFDAVDGNSLKEETPSGEKNEIQPIMEGQGLELSLSHDTSLVLSELKSSCADSAVNPPNSNDDVNSCLRKLLNDSNAGNKLSESETSIGLHLGLSVSSFLSVNHMKNNGTEDQGAGDIEQKNLAEEPLLREEKILCDANEEAVKMIGLKRTQMDRSFHGLRITADKEDNAKDEDAAPEKKIRTKGKFQMESMDQFNKLLRDDSHICPAQVAVSKDVKSKKSPEKEDVCSDIMRIVKSIRRRPSRGLANQSSVDKSSKERESAAGLRVKKIMRRDTKDKESSSVVQKLRTEIREAVRKKASVDIGESLFDPKLLAAFRTAVAGATTEAIEKLPPSALKAKKSLLQKGKIRESLTKKIYGNTNGRRKRAWDRECEVEFWKHRCMRATKPEKIATLKSVLNLLRKNPEGPEIEQASQSQVANPILSRLYLADTSVFPRKDDIKPLSALKAASDSEQSRGQHISIEKGQNPSLDDRTQKVSETNKVSSKLSAPSVHDKAPKDKVPVLKYKAASSKAHPDKASNGSLQALLGGSKVNSLKETGSQSDDKKLDKRKWALEVLARKKAATGTVAMQEKQEDNAILKGYPLLAQLPIDMRPVLAPSRHNKVPVSVRQTQLYRLTEHFLRKANLPEIRRTAETELAVADAINIEKEVADKSNSKLVYLNLCSQEILRRSDNSESIRAKLSNPSPIPLQPVDQSEQASEIQTDSAIRDALKNAGLLSDSPPSSPRHNKETSNEVGNPSIQNNEEGPDNILEIDSQPEVDIYGDFDYDLEDEDYIGAAAIKVPKAPPEETESRMKVVFSTLKHESIIDVQKFEDSNRSEDIKELKHSPSQQKGHIDAEIIGSIKEGGNDSSCFPPATLLCEEGMEPSLAECEELYGPDKEPLMHKYPEDASKELDGLFYAEASDEKKVSGQVKPTSVASSGQTSCNGENSSNLSGTSENIPRKDIPKIEANRQCDAMNSVSKKVETYIKEHIRPLCKSGIITAEQYRWAVAKTSDKVMKYHLNAKNANFLIKEGEKVKKLAEQYVETAQQKEKSDML, from the exons ATGATAATGGAGGTGGATTTTGTTACAAGTGATATTGTACAAGAAGAGACTATTGATGCGGATAAT GATTATTCTAATTTTGAGGGTGAAAGATGTGGGATATGTATGGACATTGTCTTTGACCGAGGGGTCCTTGATTGCTGTCAACACTG GTTCTGTTTTACTTGCATAGACAACTGGGCCACAATCACTAACCTTTGCCCACTTTGCCAGAATGAGTTCCAATTGATCACATGTGTTCCA GTATATGATACAATTGGAAGCAATAAGGTTGATGATGATTCATTTTCCag GGATGATGATTGGTGTGTTGAAGGAAAGAACAATACTCTCTCTTTCCCATCCTACTATATTGATGAGAAT GCAGTTATCTGCTTGGATGGAGATGAATGCAAAATCCGAAGTGGATCAGCAAATATGGAAGAGGACTCTAATTTGGATACCTCAATTGCTTGTGATTCTTGTGACATTTG GTACCATGCCTTCTGTGTGGGCTTTGATCCTGAAGGTACATCTGAGGATACATGGTTATGCCCAag ATGTGTGGCTGGTAAAGTACCACAGAAATTTGATGCAACTTCAATACAGAGGCCAACCAAGCAGTGCGGTGCAGAAAGTTGTTATACTAGCTCTTTACCTGAGGCTACCTTTTCTGGGAAGTTATCTGTATCTGTTGCTGATGCTGGAGAAACAGCTGTTGTTGTTTCAATGGTCGATGAAGACAAAAGGAGTGAAGAGGCCAGTGAGAAATTTTGTTCAGTCCTTGAAGTTGATAAGAACTTGAATTTTGATGCTGTTGATGGCAATAGTCTTAAGGAAGAAACACCTTCTGGTGAAAAGAATGAAATTCAACCAATCATGGAGGGACAGGGACTCGAACTGTCCTTATCACATGATACATCTTTGGTCCTTAGCGAGTTGAAATCAAGTTGTGCTGATTCAGCTGTCAATCCACCAAACAGCAACGATGATGTTAATAGTTGTTTGAGAAAGTTGCTCAATGACTCCAATGCTGGAAATAAATTGTCTGAAAGTGAAACCAGTATAGGTCTTCATCTTGGTTTGTCTGTCAGCTCTTTTTTGTCTG TTAATCACATGAAGAATAATGGAACTGAGGACCAAGGAGCTGGGGATATAGAGCAGAAAAACCTTGCAGAAGAACCTTTGTTAAGAg AGGAGAAGATTTTATGTGATGCTAATGAGGAGGCTGTCAAAATGATTGGCTTAAAAAGAACGCAAATGGATCGCAG TTTTCATGGTCTTAGGATTACTGCTGATAAGGAAGATAATGCTAAGGATGAAGATGCAGCccctgaaaagaaaattagaaccAAGGGCAAGTTTCAAATGGAATCTATGGaccaatttaataaattacttcGTGATGATTCCCACATATGTCCTGCTCAGGTAGCAGTTTCCAAAGATGTCAAATCAAAAAAATCTCCAGAAAAGGAAGATGTCTGTTCTGATATAATGAGAATAGTCAAATCGATTAGACGTAGACCTTCTAGGGGGCTTGCAAATCAGAGTTCTGTTGATAAATCttcaaaggaaagagaaaGTGCAGCTGGCTTGAGAGTCAAAAAGATCATGAGGAGAGACACAAAGGACAAGGAGTCATCTAGTGTAGTTCAAAAACTCAGAACAGAAATAAGAGAAGCGGTGCGTAAAAAGGCCTCTGTAGATATTGGGGAAAGCCTCTTTGATCCAAAGCTTCTTGCTGCTTTCCGTACTGCTGTAGCAGGAGCCACAACTGAAGCTATTGAGAAATTACCTCCTTCTGCTCTGAAGGCAAAAAAATCTTTGCTGCAGAAGGGTAAAATTCGTGAAAGTCTgacaaagaaaatttatggCAATACTAATGGAAGACGTAAACGGGCATGGGACCGGGAATGTGAGGTTGAGTTTTGGAAGCACCGCTGCATGAGGGCAACAAAGCCTGAAAAAATTGCAACTTTGAAGTCAGTTCTCAACCTCCTGAGAAAGAACCCAGAAGGCCCCGAAATTGAACAGGCATCTCAGTCTCAGGTGGCAAATCCCATTCTTTCTAGATTGTATTTGGCAGATACATCTGTTTTTCCAAGAAAGGACGATATAAAACCTCTCTCAGCCCTTAAAGCTGCAAGTGACTCCGAGCAGAGTCGAGGACAACACATTTCAATAGAAAAAGGTCAAAATCCATCTCTTGATGACCGTACACAAAAAGTTTCAGAAACAAATAAAGTTTCTTCAAAGCTTTCTGCTCCTTCAGTTCATGATAAAGCGCCTAAGGATAAAGTTCCAGTCTTAAAGTATAAAGCTGCTTCCAGTAAAGCACATCCTGACAAAGCCTCAAATGGTTCTTTACAAGCTTTATTAGGTGGTTCTAAGGTCAATTCATTGAAGGAAACAGGTAGTCAATCTGATGATAAAAAACTTGACAAAAGAAAATGGGCTTTAGAGGTACTTGCAAGAAAAAAGGCTGCAACAGGAACAGTTGCAATGCAAGAAAAACAGGAGGACAATGCTATTCTTAAAGGATACCCCTTACTA GCTCAACTGCCGATAGACATGAGACCAGTACTGGCACCAAGTCGCCATAATAAAGTCCCTGTATCAGTTAGGCAG ACACAGCTTTACCGTCTGACAGAACACTTCTTGAGGAAAGCAAATTTGCCGGAGATTCGCAGAACAGCAGAAACAGAATTAGCTGTTGCAGATGCAATCAATATTGAGAAGGAGGTTGCTGATAAATCAAACAGCAAACTAGTATATTTGAACCTTTGTTCTCAGGAAATATTGCGTCGATCAGATAACAGTGAATCAATTAGAGCCAAGTTATCAAATCCTTCACCTATTCCATTGCAGCCTGTTGACCAATCTGAACAAGCTAGTGAAATTCAAACTGATTCTGCCATCAGGGATGCATTAAAAAATGCAGGGCTTTTATCTGATTCTCCTCCAAGTAGTCCACGTCATAATAAGGAGACTTCTAATGAAGTAGGCAATCCCTCGATCCAGAACAATGAAGAAGGGCCTGATAATATACTTGAAATAGACTCTCAGCCAGAGGTGGATATATACGGTGATTTTGACTATGATTTAGAAGATGAAGACTACATTGGTGCTGCTGCTATAAAAGTCCCAAAGGCACCACCAGAAGAAACTGAGTCAAGGATGAAAGTAGTCTTCTCCACTCTTAAACATGAAAGCATAATTGATGTTCAAAAGTTTGAAGATAGTAACAGATCAGAGGATATCAAAGAGCTCAAGCACTCTCCCTCACAGCAAAAAGGTCATATAGATGCAGAGATCATTGGCTCAATAAAAGAGGGTGGGAATGATAGTTCTTGTTTTCCTCCGGCGACCTTGCTCTGTGAGGAAGGTATGGAACCTTCTCTTGCAGAATGTGAAGAATTATATGGCCCAGACAAGGAACCACTGATGCACAAATACCCAGAAGACGCATCAAAAGAACTAGATGGACTATTTTATGCTGAAGCTTCAGATGAAAAAAAAGTATCAGGCCAAGTTAAGCCAACAAGTGTTGCCTCAAGTGGTCAGACCTCATGCAATGGAGAAAATTCATCCAACCTTTCAGGAACAAGCGAGAATATTCCAAGGAAGGACATACCTAAAATTGAAGCAAATAGGCAGTGTGATGCTATGAATTCTGTTTCAAAGAAG GTTGAAACCTATATCAAAGAGCACATCAGACCACTCTGTAAAAGTGGCATAATCACTGCTGAACAATATAGGTGGGCTGTTGCAAAAACAAGTGATAAAGTTATGAAATACCACCTGAATGCCAAGAATGCAAATTTCTTAATCAAGGAAGGTGAGAAAGTCAAGAAACTTGCTGAGCAGTATGTTGAGACTGCACAGCAAAAGGAAAAGAGCGATATGCTATGA